The following are encoded together in the Chlorocebus sabaeus isolate Y175 chromosome 12, mChlSab1.0.hap1, whole genome shotgun sequence genome:
- the SLC31A2 gene encoding protein SLC31A2 isoform X1 — protein sequence MAMHFIFSDTVVLLFDFWSVHSPAGMALSVLVLLLLAVLYEGIKVGKAKLLHQVLVNLPTSISQQTIAETDGDSAGSDSSPVGRTYHRWYLCHFGQSLIHVIQVVIGYFIMLAVMSYNTWIFLGVVLGSAVGYYLAYPLLSTA from the exons ATGGCG ATGCATTTCATCTTCTCAGATACAGTGGTGCTTCTGTTTGATTTCTGGAGTGTCCACAGTCCTGCTG GCATGGCCCTTTCGGTGTTGGTGCTCCTGCTCCTGGCTGTACTGTATGAAGGCATCAAGGTTGGCAAAGCCAAGCTGCTCCACCAGGTGCTGGTGAACCTGCCCACCTCTATCAGCCAGCAGACCATCGCAGAGACAGACGGAGACTCTGCAGGCTCAGATTCATCCCCTGTTGGCAGAACCTACCACAG GTGGTATTTGTGTCACTTTGGCCAGTCTCTAATCCATGTCATCCAGGTGGTCATCGGCTACTTCATCATGCTGGCTGTAATGTCCTACAACACCTGGATTTTCCTTGGTGTGGTCCTGGGCTCTGCTGTGGGCTACTACCTAGCTTACCCACTTCTCAGCACAGCTTAG
- the SLC31A2 gene encoding protein SLC31A2 isoform X2 — translation MALSVLVLLLLAVLYEGIKVGKAKLLHQVLVNLPTSISQQTIAETDGDSAGSDSSPVGRTYHRWYLCHFGQSLIHVIQVVIGYFIMLAVMSYNTWIFLGVVLGSAVGYYLAYPLLSTA, via the exons ATGGCCCTTTCGGTGTTGGTGCTCCTGCTCCTGGCTGTACTGTATGAAGGCATCAAGGTTGGCAAAGCCAAGCTGCTCCACCAGGTGCTGGTGAACCTGCCCACCTCTATCAGCCAGCAGACCATCGCAGAGACAGACGGAGACTCTGCAGGCTCAGATTCATCCCCTGTTGGCAGAACCTACCACAG GTGGTATTTGTGTCACTTTGGCCAGTCTCTAATCCATGTCATCCAGGTGGTCATCGGCTACTTCATCATGCTGGCTGTAATGTCCTACAACACCTGGATTTTCCTTGGTGTGGTCCTGGGCTCTGCTGTGGGCTACTACCTAGCTTACCCACTTCTCAGCACAGCTTAG